GCGCTGCAGGCACTGGGCGCAGATCTCCTTCATCATGCACTGCATGGGGGAGTTGATCGATGCGAGGGCCTCGTGCTCGTGGCAGAAGTACTCGCGCAGCACCCCCTCGGTGCGGGCCGCCCGGATGGCCGCCATCATGCGGTCGGAGCCGATGGCGAGGATGCGGTGGGCCTGGTTCATGGGGAACAGGGTCTCCCCCAGCTCGCCCTTGGCGTACGAGAGCATGCACTGCACGATGTTGCCGACGAAGTGACGGTCTTGCGGGCGTCGCGCGGTGATGGGATCGCCGCTGTCGACGCTCCAGATGACCTGGTCGCAGGCGTCTTCGACCTTGTCGCGGTGGAACACATCGGTCGGCTTCTTGTAGCCTGCGAAGTATACCACCTTGTTGCCCGCGTTCTTCATCGCCTTGGCGATGGAGAAGAGCACCGCGTTGCCGAGTCCGCCGCCGCAGAGCACCACGTTCTCGCCCGTGCCGATCTCGCTGGGGGTTCCGGTGGGGCCCATGCAGACCAGCCGCTGCCCCTTCTGCAGGTAGGCGCACAGGCGTGATGACACGCCGAGCTCGAGGGCGATGAGCGAGAGGATGCCGTTCTCCGGATCGTTCCACGCGCCGGTGAGGGCGATGCCTTCGAGCGCGAAGCGCGTTCCCTCGAGCACCGGGCTCTGGGTCTCGAAGTTCTGGAAGCGGTAGAACTGCCCAGGCTCGAACTTTCGGGCCTGCAGCGGCGCCTTCACGATGACCTCGACGATGGTGGGGCCGAGGCGGCGCACCTCCTCGATGGTCACCAGGAGGTTCTCGTCGAGCCGCTGCTTGAGCGCCACGAGCTCGGCGTCGCGCTTCGGCTGGTCGGCCGGGTCGAGGGCCGCGATCTCGTTTGCGAACACCTCGGTGACCGCGCGGGCACCGTACTTGCCGGAGGCCACGGCTTTCACCACAGAGCCGGCGAACACCGGATGATTGTCGCCGTAGTACGAGATGAAGTGGCCGTCTTTCTCGTATGAGGTGAAGAATCCGGGGTCGGCCAGGTTCTGGGCGGCGGGTTCGAGGCGGCCATCGACCACCTTGAAGCCCTTGAAGAAGCGACGCTTGTCGTCGAGGGCGATGTGGCCTTCGCGCTCGCGCTCGTAGTTCACGTTGGGCGCGGTGCCGGCGGCCACGAGCAGCGTGCGTGCGGGAATCTCGACCATCTCACCGCTGTTGCCCCACTTGCCGGGCTCGAGCTCGGAGATGCGCTCCATGCGAACGGCCTTCAGGCTGCCGTATTCGTCGGAGATGGCCGCACGTGGGTCCATGCACTCGACATAGGTGATGCCCTCTTCGAGCGCCTTCACGATCTCTTCGTGGTTGAGGCGATAGGCGGGCGAGTCGACCATGCGCTTGCGATAGCAGAGCTTTGCGCCACCCCACTGCTGCAGGTGCGGAACGTAGTTCGGCTCTCGCCCCTCGGCCTTGGCGCGATCGCGCTCTTCACGCAGCACTCGGCCGTGGGCCACCAGCTCGGCGATGATCTCGCGCTCTTCAGGGCCGTACATGGCCTGCAGGGCTTCCTCGCCGTGCTCGCTTGCCAGGGTTTCATAGCGATCGACCACCTTGAGGCACTGCATTGTGTAGTAGGCCAGCGACTCGGTGGCGGTGTCGATGCCGGTGAGCCCGCCGCCCACCACCACCACGGGCAGGCGCAACTGCAGGTTGGCGAACGAGGTGGCGCGACCGGCACCGCTGAGCTGGAGCCCCATGAGAAAGTCTGACGCGGCGCGCACGCCGGGAATGAGGTTGTTCTCGATGTTCACCAGGGTGGGCTTACCCGCGCCGGCGGCGATCGCAACATGGTGGATTCCCAAGTCCCAGGCGTCTTCAGCGGTGAGGGTGCCCCCGAAGCGGATGCCCCCGTAGACCTTGAAGGTCGGGTTGCGGCTCAGGGTGAGGTAGATGAGCTTGAGGAAGTTCTTGTCCCAGCGGTTGGTGATGCCGTATTCGGCCACGCCGCCGAAGCCCAGGGCGATGCGCTCGTCGAGGTTCTCGACCAGGCTCTGGAAGCGCTCGATGGGCTGCGGCGCGCTCGCCCCGCTGCCCACCAGGTCGGCTGGGAGCGGCTCGATCTTCAGGCCGTCGACGCCGATCACGCCGAAGCCCTCGTTGAGCAGGTACTGTGAGAGCGAGAAGCCAGCGGGGCCCATGCCCACCACGAGCACGTTCTTGCCGTTGTAGGGCATGCGGTGCGGTCGGCGCACATTGATGGGGTTCCAGCGCGTGAGCAGCCCGTAGATCTCCACGCCCCACGGGAGGTTGAGCGTGTCTGTGAGGGAGCGGGTCTCGTTCTGGGGGATGTTGACCGGCTCTTGCTTCTGGTAGATGCAGGCCTTCATGCAGTCGTTGCAGATGCGGTGGCCGGTGGTGGGACACATGGGATTGTCGATGCACACCATGGCGAGCGCCCCGATGGTATCGCCCATGCGCTTGAGCATGTGCATCTCGGAGATGCGCTCGTCGAGGGGGCAGCCGTTCAGGGCAACGCCCAGCGGATTGCGCTGGATCGGCTTGTCCTTGCGAGGCATGGGCAGACCCTTCGAGCACGAGTCTTTCTCACGCTCGTGGCAGAACACGCAGTACTCGGTCTGATCGAGCACGTAGCGCAGCGATCCGCGCAGATCGGTGAGCTTGAAGCCGTCCCGGCATCGAAGCGTTCCCGGTGGTCCTTCGATGGCTTCCGGCAGATCTGCGCGGGGCCGTTGGTGAGGCACCAGGCCATCGGGCCAGGCCATGTCTTCCGGGAAGGTGAGCGAAACCCAGTCCCGGCGCGTGTGATGGTGATGGCGGTCGTGGGCCGCCTTGGCGGCCCAGCGAGCGATCTGGTCGATGACGCCGTCGAGCCAGGTGATCATCCCGGCCTCGTCATCGAGGGGCGTTTCGCCCAGCGCGGCGCGCAGGGTGGCGCTGCGGGCCTTCAGGTCGTCAGACAGCGGCTCGGGTGCGCGCTCATCGCTGATCTTCTTCCAGGCGGCCTCGATATCGAGCAGCTCGCAGGTGATCCGCGACACGAAGAGCTCAGGGTCGCGCTCGCGCTCCGCGG
The sequence above is a segment of the Pseudomonadota bacterium genome. Coding sequences within it:
- a CDS encoding pyridine nucleotide-disulfide oxidoreductase: MTTHIAPPEAAGSLELGIPGFTYASLYDPQKLAELTRIFHERLAADDAALAAEFAAYRETLGEGLSKPAESSLLIRVARHQSAFIARLFNIEAAAARLTEEHKTQDPILRFKKEVVSRRAVKKYKDAVPTDAPGIFAPDGLLLKVRPDLAAERERDPELFVSRITCELLDIEAAWKKISDERAPEPLSDDLKARSATLRAALGETPLDDEAGMITWLDGVIDQIARWAAKAAHDRHHHHTRRDWVSLTFPEDMAWPDGLVPHQRPRADLPEAIEGPPGTLRCRDGFKLTDLRGSLRYVLDQTEYCVFCHEREKDSCSKGLPMPRKDKPIQRNPLGVALNGCPLDERISEMHMLKRMGDTIGALAMVCIDNPMCPTTGHRICNDCMKACIYQKQEPVNIPQNETRSLTDTLNLPWGVEIYGLLTRWNPINVRRPHRMPYNGKNVLVVGMGPAGFSLSQYLLNEGFGVIGVDGLKIEPLPADLVGSGASAPQPIERFQSLVENLDERIALGFGGVAEYGITNRWDKNFLKLIYLTLSRNPTFKVYGGIRFGGTLTAEDAWDLGIHHVAIAAGAGKPTLVNIENNLIPGVRAASDFLMGLQLSGAGRATSFANLQLRLPVVVVGGGLTGIDTATESLAYYTMQCLKVVDRYETLASEHGEEALQAMYGPEEREIIAELVAHGRVLREERDRAKAEGREPNYVPHLQQWGGAKLCYRKRMVDSPAYRLNHEEIVKALEEGITYVECMDPRAAISDEYGSLKAVRMERISELEPGKWGNSGEMVEIPARTLLVAAGTAPNVNYEREREGHIALDDKRRFFKGFKVVDGRLEPAAQNLADPGFFTSYEKDGHFISYYGDNHPVFAGSVVKAVASGKYGARAVTEVFANEIAALDPADQPKRDAELVALKQRLDENLLVTIEEVRRLGPTIVEVIVKAPLQARKFEPGQFYRFQNFETQSPVLEGTRFALEGIALTGAWNDPENGILSLIALELGVSSRLCAYLQKGQRLVCMGPTGTPSEIGTGENVVLCGGGLGNAVLFSIAKAMKNAGNKVVYFAGYKKPTDVFHRDKVEDACDQVIWSVDSGDPITARRPQDRHFVGNIVQCMLSYAKGELGETLFPMNQAHRILAIGSDRMMAAIRAARTEGVLREYFCHEHEALASINSPMQCMMKEICAQCLQRHVDPASGKISYVFTCFNQDQKMDFVDWKHLNERLRQNSVLEKLSNRWLDHILKRHEMVHV